A single region of the Pararhodospirillum photometricum DSM 122 genome encodes:
- a CDS encoding sugar ABC transporter ATP-binding protein has protein sequence MPDDGSSLRALTRTSEGQSMTYAVEVEGVTKAFGGVRALQNATLRVAPGTIHALVGENGAGKSTLMNILAGILRRDGGQMRLFGKTVDFASPAESQRHGIAIIHQELALAPDLSVAENMFLGQLGRLFVNHRTLNRRAAEALAQFGFAIDPTTPVGALSVAYQQIVEITSALVLHDCKILIMDEPSAVLADPEIEILFANLRRLRQQGVTILYISHRLEEIFRIADAITVFKDGQTVTDLDPRTCTEEDIITTMVGRRLGSLFPPKPAPQGEAEVILRVRNLTRARVLHDVSLHLRRGEILGLAGLVGSGRSEVARCLFGIDRYDSGIIEIDGTARRITRPAEAMRQGIGLVPEDRKRQGGILPMSISENLTLTNLGQISRLGVCSRAREAGVAERSRESLRIRLGSPHDALSSLSGGNQQKVVLAKWLNAEPRVLILDEPTRGVDVGAKAELYLLINDLARRGFGILVISSEMVELVGLCQRVYVMAEGEITGELAGDEIREEAIMRLAIPKRRKTP, from the coding sequence GTGCCGGATGATGGATCGAGCCTGCGCGCGCTGACCAGGACAAGCGAGGGCCAAAGCATGACCTATGCGGTGGAGGTCGAGGGCGTCACCAAGGCTTTTGGCGGGGTACGCGCCCTTCAAAACGCGACACTGCGCGTCGCCCCCGGCACCATTCATGCCCTGGTTGGCGAAAACGGTGCCGGCAAATCGACCTTGATGAACATCCTGGCCGGCATCTTGCGCCGGGATGGAGGGCAGATGCGCCTCTTTGGCAAAACCGTCGATTTTGCCAGCCCCGCCGAGAGCCAGCGCCACGGAATCGCGATCATTCACCAGGAGCTGGCCCTGGCTCCCGACCTCAGCGTGGCCGAAAACATGTTCCTGGGCCAGTTGGGGCGGCTGTTCGTCAACCACCGGACGCTCAACCGCCGCGCTGCCGAGGCCCTGGCCCAGTTCGGGTTCGCCATTGATCCGACCACGCCGGTCGGGGCCTTGAGCGTGGCCTATCAGCAGATCGTCGAGATCACCTCGGCCCTGGTGCTGCACGACTGCAAGATCCTGATCATGGACGAGCCCAGCGCCGTATTGGCCGATCCCGAGATCGAGATCCTTTTTGCCAACCTGCGCCGCCTGCGTCAGCAGGGCGTGACGATTTTGTATATTTCCCATCGGCTGGAAGAGATCTTCCGCATCGCCGATGCCATCACGGTGTTCAAGGACGGCCAAACCGTCACCGACCTCGACCCCCGGACCTGCACCGAGGAAGACATCATCACCACCATGGTCGGCCGCCGCCTGGGCAGCTTGTTTCCGCCCAAACCGGCGCCCCAGGGCGAGGCCGAGGTGATCTTGCGGGTGCGCAACCTGACCCGGGCCCGGGTGCTGCACGATGTCTCCTTGCACCTGCGGCGGGGCGAGATCCTGGGGCTGGCCGGGCTGGTGGGCTCGGGGCGTTCCGAGGTGGCGCGGTGCCTCTTCGGGATTGATCGCTACGACAGCGGCATCATCGAGATCGACGGCACGGCGCGGCGTATTACCCGGCCGGCCGAGGCCATGCGCCAGGGGATCGGCCTCGTGCCCGAGGACCGCAAGCGCCAGGGCGGTATTTTGCCGATGAGCATCAGCGAAAACCTGACGTTGACCAATCTGGGGCAGATCAGCCGCCTTGGTGTTTGTAGCCGGGCCCGGGAAGCCGGGGTGGCCGAGCGCTCGCGCGAGAGTCTGCGCATCCGCCTGGGCTCGCCCCATGACGCCTTGTCGTCCCTGAGCGGCGGCAACCAACAAAAAGTCGTGCTGGCCAAGTGGCTCAATGCCGAGCCCCGGGTGCTGATCCTCGACGAACCGACGCGCGGTGTGGACGTGGGCGCCAAGGCCGAGCTTTACCTGCTCATCAACGATTTGGCCCGGCGGGGCTTCGGAATCCTGGTCATTTCCTCGGAAATGGTCGAGCTGGTCGGCTTGTGCCAGCGGGTCTATGTCATGGCTGAGGGCGAAATTACTGGCGAACTCGCAGGCGACGAAATCCGCGAGGAAGCCATCATGCGTCTCGCCATCCCCAAGCGCAGGAAAACCCCATGA
- the leuA gene encoding 2-isopropylmalate synthase, translated as MPIDPTRKYQAFTPVALPDRTWPNTPLTRAPIWCAVDLRDGNQALIEPMGIERKVMMFQLLCAMGYKEIEVGFPAASQTDFDFLRHLIDAGLIPSDVTIQVLTQAREDLINRTFEAVAGAPSVIVHLYNSTSALQRRVVFNLDRAGITDLAVRGATMVREGALRVPKETRVRFEYSPESFTGTEMDYAVEVCEAVMGVFEPTVDNPLILNLPATVEMSTPNIHADQIEWFGRTLRGRERVLISVHPHNDRGTAVAAAELALMAGADRVEGTLFGNGERTGNVDLVTLGLNLYTQGIDPGIDFSNLPHIRDVVERCNRLPVHPRHPYAGDLVFTAFSGSHQDAINKGLKVMRETNQSLWEVPYLPIDPQDVGRTYEAVIRVNSQSGKGGVAYIMEQDYGIRLPRSLQVEFSKIIQKIADETGEEITSPMMWKTFEATYLGNDKPYAFIDHQTFPEAGSRERLLTATVKVNGAVKSVDGRGSGPVEALVDAIRKDSGLAMTIDDYEEHTLRPGSDAQAVAFMRASLPDGRIRHGVGIDANIVAAALKAVLSAANHLAEA; from the coding sequence ATGCCGATTGATCCGACCCGCAAATATCAGGCATTCACGCCGGTTGCCCTTCCCGACCGTACTTGGCCCAACACCCCCCTGACCCGCGCCCCGATCTGGTGCGCCGTTGACCTGCGCGATGGCAACCAAGCGCTCATCGAGCCCATGGGCATCGAGCGCAAGGTCATGATGTTCCAGTTGCTGTGCGCGATGGGATACAAGGAAATCGAGGTGGGCTTTCCGGCCGCGTCCCAGACGGACTTCGATTTTCTGCGCCACCTCATCGACGCCGGCCTGATCCCCAGCGATGTGACCATCCAGGTTCTGACCCAGGCCCGCGAAGACCTCATCAACCGGACCTTCGAGGCCGTGGCCGGCGCGCCGTCGGTCATCGTCCATCTGTACAACTCTACGTCAGCCTTGCAGCGCAGAGTCGTCTTCAATCTCGACCGAGCCGGCATCACTGACTTGGCGGTCCGCGGGGCGACCATGGTGCGCGAAGGAGCCTTGCGGGTGCCCAAGGAAACCCGGGTCCGCTTCGAGTATTCGCCCGAGAGCTTCACCGGCACCGAAATGGACTATGCGGTCGAGGTCTGCGAGGCCGTGATGGGCGTCTTTGAGCCCACGGTAGACAACCCGCTGATTCTCAATCTCCCGGCAACGGTGGAAATGTCCACCCCCAACATCCATGCCGACCAGATCGAATGGTTTGGCCGGACCTTGCGCGGCCGTGAGCGGGTGTTGATCAGCGTGCACCCGCACAACGACCGGGGCACGGCGGTTGCCGCCGCCGAGCTGGCCTTGATGGCGGGGGCGGACCGGGTCGAGGGAACCTTGTTTGGCAATGGCGAGCGTACGGGCAACGTCGATCTCGTGACCCTGGGCCTCAACCTCTACACCCAGGGCATTGATCCCGGCATCGACTTCTCCAACCTCCCCCACATCCGCGACGTGGTGGAGCGCTGCAACCGCCTGCCGGTCCATCCGCGTCATCCCTATGCCGGCGACTTGGTGTTCACCGCGTTCTCGGGCAGCCATCAAGACGCCATCAACAAGGGCCTGAAGGTCATGCGCGAGACCAATCAGTCCCTGTGGGAAGTCCCCTACCTGCCCATCGACCCGCAAGACGTGGGCCGCACCTACGAGGCCGTGATCCGCGTCAACAGCCAGTCGGGCAAGGGCGGCGTGGCCTACATCATGGAACAGGACTACGGTATCCGCCTGCCCCGCTCCTTGCAGGTCGAGTTCTCGAAGATCATCCAGAAGATCGCCGACGAAACCGGCGAGGAAATCACCTCGCCCATGATGTGGAAAACCTTCGAGGCCACCTACCTCGGCAACGACAAGCCCTATGCCTTCATCGACCACCAGACCTTCCCGGAAGCCGGCTCGCGCGAGCGCCTGCTGACCGCCACGGTCAAGGTCAACGGCGCGGTCAAGTCGGTGGATGGCCGGGGCAGCGGGCCGGTCGAAGCCCTGGTCGATGCCATCCGCAAGGACAGCGGCTTGGCCATGACCATTGATGACTACGAGGAACACACCTTGCGCCCGGGATCCGACGCCCAGGCCGTCGCCTTCATGCGCGCCAGCCTCCCCGATGGCCGGATCCGTCACGGCGTGGGCATCGACGCCAACATCGTGGCCGCCGCCCTGAAAGCCGTCCTCTCGGCGGCGAACCATCTGGCGGAGGCCTGA
- a CDS encoding HEAT repeat domain-containing protein, with translation MVTSAFSDLAGVAGGLWDPAPEGRRAAAQAAACFPDSVPLLVARLRVETDPKVFGALESSLVSIGSDAVVMGVVPLLRACEPAVRIVGTDILRVLGERSEPVARALLTDIDPALRMIGVTIVRGLPTPEAPDWLLDVLRRDPNPTVCVSALECLAEIARPDMAPAVRAARDRFSDSEEFAAGIDQVLRVIDPGVWTARAP, from the coding sequence GTGGTAACGTCGGCCTTTTCCGATCTGGCCGGGGTGGCCGGCGGTTTGTGGGATCCAGCTCCCGAGGGGCGACGGGCCGCCGCTCAGGCGGCCGCCTGCTTCCCCGACAGTGTCCCTTTGCTGGTCGCGCGGTTGCGTGTTGAAACAGACCCCAAGGTCTTCGGCGCCCTGGAAAGTTCGCTGGTGAGTATCGGATCCGATGCCGTGGTGATGGGCGTGGTTCCGTTGTTGCGCGCCTGCGAGCCGGCGGTGCGTATTGTGGGGACCGATATCTTGCGTGTTCTGGGAGAGCGCAGCGAGCCCGTGGCCCGGGCCTTGCTTACCGACATCGACCCTGCCTTACGCATGATCGGCGTTACCATTGTCCGTGGCTTGCCCACCCCCGAGGCGCCCGATTGGCTGCTCGACGTTCTGCGCCGCGACCCGAATCCCACCGTATGCGTCTCCGCCTTGGAGTGTTTGGCCGAGATCGCTCGCCCCGACATGGCCCCGGCAGTGCGCGCCGCCCGCGATCGTTTTTCCGACTCCGAAGAGTTTGCCGCCGGGATTGATCAGGTCTTGCGGGTTATTGATCCCGGGGTGTGGACCGCCAGAGCCCCCTGA
- a CDS encoding ParA family protein produces the protein MPEVITVANRKGGSGKTTTAVNLAVEWAIRGARTLLVDLDTQGHAGVAVGFAXRPSPARTVHALFLPRAKGAPLSVEARPTRIDRLSLLPADPFFDVSRGGRDPTVLRRAFRGPAFTAYDRIVIDAPPTRDIVLAAGLVAAHAVVVPFLPHPLSLVSLRQFVRLFHGLATGCEHDIRTLLLLPVMHDPRVRLHRAVMAEVAGWFGPSRLLNGVHASVRLAEAFGEGLPIQRYAPRSRSAAEFQVLADELDQALGLGPGPPPLSRKAQDPEDD, from the coding sequence ATGCCCGAGGTCATTACCGTGGCCAACCGCAAGGGAGGGTCAGGGAAGACCACGACGGCCGTCAATCTTGCCGTCGAATGGGCCATCCGTGGCGCCCGCACCTTACTGGTCGATCTGGATACCCAGGGCCATGCCGGGGTTGCGGTGGGATTTGCGGKGCGCCCCAGCCCGGCGCGCACGGTTCATGCCCTGTTCCTTCCCCGGGCCAAAGGCGCGCCTCTTTCCGTGGAGGCGCGGCCCACCCGCATCGATCGATTGAGTCTGCTGCCCGCCGATCCGTTTTTTGATGTCTCACGGGGAGGGCGAGATCCCACGGTCTTGCGGCGGGCTTTCCGGGGACCGGCATTTACCGCCTATGACCGCATCGTCATTGATGCCCCACCCACCCGCGATATCGTGCTGGCTGCTGGCTTGGTCGCGGCTCATGCCGTGGTGGTGCCGTTTTTGCCCCATCCCTTGTCGCTGGTCAGTCTGCGCCAGTTCGTTCGCTTATTTCACGGTCTGGCGACCGGGTGTGAGCACGATATCAGGACCTTGCTGTTGCTCCCGGTGATGCATGACCCGAGAGTGCGGTTGCATCGCGCCGTGATGGCCGAGGTGGCCGGGTGGTTTGGGCCGAGTCGGTTGTTAAACGGGGTGCATGCCTCAGTCCGTTTGGCCGAGGCCTTCGGCGAGGGGTTGCCAATCCAGCGCTACGCGCCGCGCAGTCGCTCCGCCGCCGAGTTTCAGGTTCTGGCCGACGAACTTGACCAAGCGCTGGGCTTGGGGCCGGGTCCTCCTCCCTTGTCACGCAAGGCCCAAGATCCCGAGGACGACTAA
- a CDS encoding putative transporter, translating to MLELFHGLPEVARLLGTLSIIAALGLSLGQLKIKGIGLGIGGVLFAGLAAGHVTHQAGISYPAETLGFVRDLGLILFVYCIGVQVGPGFFSALRRQGLGLNLMAAAIVVLGAVTAVTIHLVTAVPLPAILGIFSGAVTNTPSLGAAQEILSGLQAPQDATTLIGLGYAVAYPFGIAGILIAMILVRVLFRLSIPREAAAFDEERRSSVAVLETLDVAIQNTNLEGANLRQIGLFGEDGVVASRLLRGETLEVPHPDTRIHVGDILHLVGPRADIHRMRLFLGQVVENASLTTKGTDVRWERLVVTSKEILGKTIAQANLADLYGVVISRVTRAGVDLVPHPALRLEFGDILNTIGKPADLSQAATMIGNSQRRLQQVELVPVFLGLLLGIILGSVPLFVPGMPAPMKLGLAGGPLVVALILSRIGHLGPFVWFMPPAVNEALRELGIVLFLSVVGLTSGGKFLDTLINGPGLTWMVYGAIITLVPLLAVGIYARWVVKLNYLSVCGLLAGSMTDPPALAFANALSPSEAPALAYATVYPLVMCLRILVPQILVLLLW from the coding sequence ATGCTTGAACTCTTTCACGGTTTACCCGAGGTAGCCCGTCTCTTAGGGACGCTCAGTATTATCGCCGCCCTGGGATTGTCCCTGGGCCAGCTCAAGATCAAGGGCATTGGGCTGGGGATTGGGGGCGTGTTGTTTGCCGGTTTGGCGGCCGGTCACGTCACGCATCAGGCGGGGATCAGCTATCCCGCCGAAACGCTCGGCTTTGTCCGCGATCTTGGGTTGATTTTGTTTGTGTACTGCATCGGCGTGCAGGTTGGTCCCGGCTTTTTCTCGGCGCTGCGGCGCCAGGGCCTGGGGCTGAACCTGATGGCGGCGGCGATTGTGGTTTTGGGCGCCGTCACAGCCGTCACGATCCACTTGGTCACGGCTGTTCCGCTGCCGGCGATCCTTGGGATTTTTTCCGGCGCGGTGACGAACACGCCGTCGCTGGGCGCTGCTCAGGAAATTTTGAGCGGCTTGCAGGCCCCCCAAGACGCCACGACCTTGATCGGCCTGGGCTATGCGGTGGCTTATCCCTTTGGTATTGCCGGCATCTTGATTGCGATGATCCTGGTGCGGGTGCTGTTTCGGCTGTCGATCCCCCGGGAGGCGGCGGCGTTTGACGAGGAGCGGCGTTCCTCGGTGGCGGTGCTGGAAACTCTGGATGTGGCCATCCAGAACACCAACCTCGAAGGCGCCAACTTGCGCCAGATTGGCCTGTTCGGCGAGGACGGGGTGGTGGCCTCGCGACTCTTACGCGGCGAAACCCTTGAAGTCCCCCACCCCGACACGCGTATCCACGTGGGCGATATTCTCCATCTGGTGGGCCCCCGGGCCGACATCCATCGCATGCGGCTGTTCCTCGGCCAGGTGGTGGAGAACGCCTCCCTGACCACCAAGGGAACGGACGTGCGCTGGGAGCGCTTGGTGGTCACCAGCAAGGAAATCCTGGGGAAAACCATTGCCCAAGCGAATCTGGCCGACCTTTATGGAGTAGTGATCAGCCGCGTCACCCGGGCCGGCGTGGACTTGGTGCCTCACCCGGCATTGCGGCTGGAGTTTGGCGACATCCTCAACACCATTGGCAAACCGGCCGACCTGAGCCAAGCAGCAACGATGATTGGCAACTCGCAGCGTCGGTTACAGCAAGTCGAGTTGGTCCCGGTTTTCCTGGGCCTGCTTTTGGGGATTATTCTTGGCTCGGTGCCGTTGTTCGTGCCGGGGATGCCAGCCCCAATGAAACTCGGTCTGGCGGGAGGGCCGCTGGTGGTGGCTCTGATCTTGTCGCGGATCGGACATCTTGGCCCGTTTGTGTGGTTCATGCCCCCGGCGGTGAACGAAGCGCTGCGCGAGTTGGGGATTGTCTTGTTTCTTTCGGTGGTGGGCCTGACCTCGGGGGGCAAGTTTCTCGACACCTTGATCAATGGTCCCGGCCTGACCTGGATGGTCTATGGCGCCATCATCACGCTGGTTCCTTTGCTGGCTGTTGGGATTTACGCCCGATGGGTGGTAAAGCTAAACTACTTAAGCGTGTGCGGCCTCCTGGCCGGCTCGATGACCGACCCACCGGCCCTGGCCTTTGCCAACGCCTTGAGCCCGTCTGAAGCGCCGGCCCTGGCCTATGCCACCGTGTATCCCCTGGTGATGTGCCTTCGCATCTTGGTTCCACAAATTCTTGTGTTGTTGCTGTGGTAA
- a CDS encoding ABC transporter permease produces MFFIVMLVAAHFLSDRFFTPDNITNILRQSVPLGIVSIGLLFVILTAGIDLAVGSLMALVSVVVALCLPGLGLVGAVVVALAVGVGAGLVSGSLVALFGIAPFIATLAIMTIARGLALILSRGQPVFIDNETFMAVGSSALLGIPTLFYVLVGVTVLAALLARKTVFGRLVVAVGSNEVATRFAGISIARIKIAVYGLSGLTCAIAGILSATRTGVGSPILALGFELDAIAAVVVGGASLAGGRGTVLNTLIGALILSIISNLMNLMDIPGYHQQVVKGVIIVLAVVLESAKRRLSAA; encoded by the coding sequence TTGTTTTTCATCGTCATGCTCGTGGCCGCCCACTTCCTCTCGGACCGCTTCTTCACCCCGGACAACATCACCAACATTTTGCGCCAGAGCGTGCCACTGGGCATCGTTTCGATTGGCCTGCTGTTCGTGATCCTGACCGCCGGCATTGATTTGGCCGTGGGCTCCCTCATGGCCCTGGTCTCGGTGGTGGTCGCCTTGTGTCTGCCCGGCCTCGGCCTTGTCGGCGCGGTGGTGGTGGCCCTGGCTGTTGGGGTCGGCGCCGGGTTGGTCAGTGGCTCGCTGGTCGCCCTGTTCGGGATCGCACCGTTTATCGCGACCCTGGCCATCATGACCATCGCGCGTGGTCTGGCCCTGATCTTGTCGCGCGGTCAGCCCGTGTTCATCGACAACGAGACCTTCATGGCCGTGGGCAGTTCGGCGCTGCTCGGTATCCCCACCTTGTTTTATGTCCTGGTCGGGGTCACGGTCCTGGCCGCCTTGCTGGCCCGCAAGACCGTTTTTGGCCGGTTGGTGGTCGCCGTTGGCTCCAACGAAGTGGCCACCCGCTTTGCTGGCATCAGCATTGCCCGCATCAAGATCGCGGTCTATGGCCTGTCGGGCTTGACGTGTGCCATCGCCGGCATTTTGTCGGCCACCCGCACCGGGGTCGGCTCGCCCATCCTCGCGCTGGGCTTTGAGCTTGATGCGATCGCCGCTGTCGTGGTTGGGGGCGCTAGTTTGGCCGGGGGGCGGGGCACGGTTCTTAACACCCTGATTGGGGCCCTTATCCTGTCCATCATCTCCAACCTCATGAATTTGATGGATATTCCGGGGTACCACCAACAGGTGGTCAAGGGGGTGATCATTGTTCTGGCCGTGGTGCTGGAAAGTGCCAAGCGGCGGTTGAGTGCGGCTTGA
- a CDS encoding class II fructose-bisphosphate aldolase, with amino-acid sequence MSRVSLAHLLQDARRRDYAVPAFNAWTYQDALALVRAAEQARSPLIIQTSGTCIRHNGLSFSYQMVENATRQASIPVAIHLDHGQERRLIFDAIRLGYDSVMYDGSMLPMDENIENTRLVKAVADEYGVSVEAEIGHVEKGRGDHEVLTTPEEAQRFLAATGVDALAVAVGTRHGMQSHDAPLHFETLDALGSALDTPLVLHGSSGVADQDLPRVARSLVCKINIATRLRDVFIQALGEEAEAYTGSDHIALMMRAHEATIREAMVLMGLMGSAGRC; translated from the coding sequence ATGTCTCGTGTTTCCCTGGCCCACCTGTTGCAGGACGCCCGGCGTCGGGACTACGCCGTGCCGGCCTTCAACGCCTGGACCTATCAAGATGCCCTCGCTCTGGTCCGCGCCGCCGAACAGGCCCGCTCGCCCCTGATCATCCAGACCTCGGGCACCTGCATTCGCCATAACGGCCTGAGCTTCTCCTATCAGATGGTGGAAAACGCCACCCGCCAAGCCAGTATTCCGGTTGCCATTCACCTGGATCACGGCCAGGAGCGCCGGCTGATCTTTGATGCCATCCGCCTGGGCTATGATTCCGTGATGTACGATGGCTCCATGCTGCCCATGGACGAAAACATCGAAAACACCCGCCTCGTTAAGGCTGTGGCCGACGAATACGGCGTTTCGGTCGAGGCCGAGATCGGCCATGTGGAAAAGGGCCGGGGGGATCACGAGGTCTTGACCACCCCGGAAGAAGCCCAGCGCTTCCTGGCCGCCACCGGGGTTGATGCCCTGGCCGTCGCCGTGGGCACTCGCCATGGCATGCAAAGCCACGACGCGCCCTTGCACTTCGAGACCCTGGACGCCCTGGGCAGCGCGTTGGACACGCCCTTGGTGCTGCACGGCTCCAGCGGCGTGGCCGACCAGGACCTGCCCCGAGTAGCGCGTTCCTTGGTGTGCAAGATCAACATCGCGACCCGCCTGCGCGATGTTTTCATCCAGGCCTTGGGCGAGGAAGCCGAGGCCTATACCGGCAGTGACCACATCGCCCTGATGATGCGGGCCCACGAAGCCACCATCCGCGAGGCCATGGTGTTGATGGGCCTGATGGGCAGTGCGGGGCGGTGTTAG
- a CDS encoding 2Fe-2S iron-sulfur cluster-binding protein has product MATVTFSSPILPKDISVYAVAGDRGTLLALARKNDIPIPCQCQDGQCGSCLVKITALDPNGPKAQALTEHEKITLSVNGKLSKEILAKAEVEDIPPPYRLACQVWVPDANILVEFSGEPGVEIDLRR; this is encoded by the coding sequence ATGGCCACGGTTACTTTTTCCTCGCCGATTCTGCCTAAGGACATTTCGGTTTATGCGGTGGCGGGCGATCGCGGGACCTTGCTGGCGCTCGCCCGCAAAAACGACATTCCCATTCCCTGCCAGTGCCAGGACGGCCAGTGCGGTTCGTGTCTGGTCAAGATCACGGCGCTCGATCCCAATGGCCCCAAGGCCCAGGCCCTGACCGAGCATGAAAAGATCACGCTGTCGGTCAACGGCAAGTTGAGCAAGGAGATTCTGGCCAAGGCCGAGGTCGAGGACATTCCTCCGCCCTACCGCTTGGCCTGTCAGGTTTGGGTCCCCGACGCCAACATCTTGGTCGAGTTCTCGGGCGAACCCGGGGTGGAAATCGACCTGCGCCGCTGA
- a CDS encoding class II D-tagatose-bisphosphate aldolase, non-catalytic subunit, whose translation MKEVIAAQGRGEAQGICSLCTAHPLVIRAALEAARDDDAPVLIEATANQVNQFGGYTGMTPAAFRTFVEGLADAVGFPRRRVRLGGDHLGPTVWRSRPAEEALALSRALVAEAVAAGFTKIHLDASMALAGECDPLDPALVAERAADLAAAAEAATRPGQEVLYVIGTEVPVPGGETEGLSAVRVSAAADVAETLDLHRLAFARRGLHNAFERVGAVVVQPGVDFDHTGLLPYDPGKTRDLVALIQGRPGLVYEAHSTDFQSREALRALVEDRFAILKVGPALTYALREGLFALAAMEDELIPIERRSCLRAVVERIMLEEPEAWARYYAGAPGQRRLLRAYSQSDRIRYYWTHPEVAAAVERLLANLAQVSPSEGLIRQFAGLERARLGRTPFSPQALLADKVRQVLEDYRFACTGVAEGEGGWRRAG comes from the coding sequence ATGAAAGAGGTGATTGCGGCGCAAGGCCGGGGCGAGGCACAGGGGATTTGCTCCTTGTGCACGGCCCATCCCCTGGTGATCCGGGCCGCCCTGGAGGCCGCGCGCGACGACGACGCCCCAGTCCTGATTGAGGCGACCGCCAATCAGGTGAATCAGTTCGGTGGCTACACCGGCATGACCCCGGCGGCTTTTCGCACGTTTGTCGAAGGTCTGGCCGACGCGGTTGGTTTCCCCCGCCGCCGCGTGCGCCTGGGCGGTGATCACCTGGGGCCCACGGTCTGGCGGTCCCGCCCCGCCGAGGAGGCCCTGGCCCTGTCGCGCGCCCTGGTGGCCGAGGCGGTGGCCGCTGGCTTTACCAAGATCCATCTCGATGCCTCCATGGCCTTGGCCGGGGAATGCGATCCCCTGGATCCGGCTCTGGTCGCCGAGCGCGCCGCCGATCTCGCCGCCGCCGCCGAGGCCGCCACCCGGCCGGGCCAAGAGGTGCTCTATGTCATCGGCACCGAGGTGCCGGTCCCGGGCGGCGAAACCGAGGGCTTGAGCGCGGTGCGCGTCAGTGCCGCCGCTGATGTTGCCGAAACCCTGGATCTGCATCGCTTGGCCTTCGCTCGACGCGGCCTGCACAACGCCTTCGAGCGGGTGGGGGCGGTGGTGGTCCAGCCCGGGGTCGATTTCGATCATACCGGTCTTCTGCCCTACGATCCCGGCAAGACCCGCGATTTGGTGGCCCTGATCCAGGGGCGACCCGGTCTCGTCTACGAGGCCCATTCCACCGATTTTCAGAGCCGCGAGGCCCTGCGGGCCCTGGTTGAGGACCGCTTCGCCATCCTCAAGGTGGGCCCGGCCCTGACCTACGCCCTGCGCGAGGGCCTGTTCGCCCTGGCGGCGATGGAGGACGAGCTTATCCCCATCGAACGCCGCTCCTGCCTGCGCGCCGTCGTGGAGCGCATCATGCTGGAGGAACCCGAGGCCTGGGCCCGCTATTATGCCGGGGCGCCGGGACAGCGTCGCTTGTTGCGGGCCTACAGTCAGTCGGATCGCATCCGCTATTACTGGACCCATCCCGAGGTGGCGGCCGCCGTCGAGCGCTTGCTGGCCAATCTGGCCCAGGTGTCGCCGAGCGAGGGGCTTATCCGGCAATTTGCTGGTTTGGAGCGGGCCCGCCTGGGTCGGACTCCCTTCAGCCCCCAAGCCCTGCTGGCCGACAAAGTGCGCCAAGTCCTGGAAGACTACCGCTTCGCCTGTACCGGCGTGGCGGAAGGCGAGGGAGGATGGCGCCGTGCCGGATGA
- a CDS encoding DUF2087 domain-containing protein, whose translation MSREVFSFECSDISALARSLREQIQACPHTPGHVEVLTMLARATGWRNFQHFRAHAQRREVAPGPAIIPERLIRLRRFFDAEGRLVRWPPKEHQRVLCLWILWSRLPRGHSFTEKEMTLWLADHHTFSDPALLRRWLVDWRLMRRTPDGRDYRRIEQAPPPEALAAIRQAGR comes from the coding sequence ATGTCTAGGGAAGTTTTTTCCTTCGAATGTTCCGATATTTCCGCACTGGCCCGCTCGCTGCGGGAGCAAATCCAGGCCTGCCCGCACACGCCGGGCCATGTTGAGGTGCTGACGATGCTGGCGCGGGCGACCGGCTGGCGCAACTTCCAACACTTCCGGGCCCATGCCCAACGCCGCGAGGTCGCCCCTGGGCCGGCCATCATTCCCGAGCGCTTGATCCGGTTGCGGCGGTTCTTTGATGCCGAGGGGCGTCTGGTGCGCTGGCCCCCCAAGGAACATCAGCGGGTGTTGTGCCTGTGGATCTTGTGGAGCCGCCTGCCGCGCGGGCACTCGTTCACCGAGAAAGAGATGACCCTCTGGCTGGCGGATCATCACACCTTTAGCGACCCAGCCCTGCTGCGCCGCTGGCTGGTGGATTGGCGGCTGATGCGGCGCACGCCCGATGGCCGGGACTATCGCCGGATCGAGCAGGCGCCGCCACCTGAGGCGTTGGCGGCGATCCGTCAAGCGGGGCGGTGA